In Temnothorax longispinosus isolate EJ_2023e chromosome 10, Tlon_JGU_v1, whole genome shotgun sequence, a single window of DNA contains:
- the LOC139820256 gene encoding uncharacterized protein: MRLSHIENHIDQQLTLMGIIAKTVDNLLTIGRENVMPHMVHTRIADLQDNWDQFSIRHHAIGMAVRGLNAEERLSVINHAYFSEGLFSKTHQSYLREIDKLNSLLAPEHPAPEQVSATPTTFTQPLSREQESVPPSTSTQFRSNNPDYHYHSRLPEIELPKFDGVQSNWLSFKDLFSSIVIKRPSLTSVEKLQYLKTRLSGSAALLLKNTTLTSDNFQKAWDALIAFYENTRLLVNEALQALFSLKRMTKESHKEMEMLYTNLTQIYRTLETLQRPVETWDDVFVFTAVQRLDSESVKAWENHLGSNKQPPTWEQFKDFLFNRLHSLQAFEKCTLGKSVPSAKSHFSGKPKDDKAGKKNSCVICSAKHYVAHCPQYTAKTIEQRLAIIAKHKLCFNCLGLHRASACRVTTRCLKCGSKHHTTIHKVKGKQTNSDQATAKAEPQADSSSTSTKEQASQSTSTNTNAKAVNSTSVSQLTSVLLATAQIIIEGPNGEFTKARALIDQGSEISLITERIVQRLNLPRRHSFIPLIGIGAEKTRKTRGIVNFKFKPHFNSEYEGSICAHILPKLTASLPSLRCEESAWEHLKNLQFADPKFTVPGSIDVILGADIYSNLIEEGIVKGAVDTPLAQCTKLGWIISGPAGNAPTSSLTQSLHVFIDRELYDLIQRFWEMETVPFSNNSSLTAEDQQCELHFQSTHTRDASGRYQVRLPFKQPAHKLGDSRMKAVQVLNSLSKRLISDSRYAEAYQGFMD, translated from the coding sequence ATGAGACTCAGTCATATTGAAAATCATATAGATCAACAGCTCACCCTGATGGGCATAATTGCAAAAACGGTTGATAATTTATTGACTATTGGGCGGGAAAATGTTATGCCGCATATGGTGCACACGCGTATTGCAGATCTACAAGATAACTGGGATCAGTTCTCGATACGACACCATGCCATCGGAATGGCTGTGCGCGGATTAAATGCAGAGGAAAGATTAAGTGTAATCAATCACGCGTATTTTTCGGAAGGCTTGTTTTCAAAGACGCATCAAAGCTACCTTCGGGAAATAGATAAGTTAAATTCTCTACTCGCGCCTGAGCATCCCGCGCCGGAACAAGTTTCAGCAACGCCTACGACTTTTACTCAACCTCTTTCGCGAGAACAAGAGTCAGTACCGCCTTCGACTTCTACGCAATTTCGTTCGAATAATCCAGATTACCATTATCACTCACGTTTGCCGGAAATCGAGTTGCCCAAGTTTGACGGAGTGCAGTCTAATTGGTTATCCTTTAAGGATCTATTTAGTTCAATTGTTATAAAACGCCCTTCATTGACCTCTGTCGAGAAATTACAGTATTTAAAAACGAGATTGTCCGGATCAGCTGCCTTATTACTTAAGAATACTACGCTCACCTCTGACAATTTCCAAAAGGCTTGGGATGCCTTAATTGCGTTTTACGAAAACACTAGATTACTTGTTAACGAGGCTCTTCAAgccttattttctttaaaacgcATGACGAAGGAGTCACATAAGGAAATGGAAATGCTTTATACTAATCTCACTCAAATATATCGTACGCTGGAAACTTTACAACGCCCTGTAGAAACTTGGGATGATGTATTTGTTTTCACTGCCGTTCAACGTCTGGATTCGGAATCTGTAAAGGCTTGGGAGAATCATTTAGGATCGAATAAACAGCCCCCCACTTGGGAACAATTCAAGGATTTCTTGTTTAATCGTTTGCATTCTTTACAAGCATTTGAAAAATGCACACTGGGAAAATCTGTTCCATCTGCCAAATCACATTTTTCGGGAAAACCAAAGGACGATAAAGCGGGTAAGAAGAATTCGTGCGTGATTTGTTCGGCGAAACACTACGTAGCCCACTGCCCTCAGTACACCGCTAAAACTATTGAACAACGTCTAGCAATTATCGCGAAGCATAAGTTATGTTTCAATTGCCTCGGTTTACACAGAGCATCGGCATGTCGCGTAACCACGCGATGTTTGAAGTGTGGAAGCAAACACCACACCACCATTCACAAAGTCAAAGGAAAACAGACCAATTCGGATCAAGCTACGGCCAAGGCCGAACCACAGGCGGATTCATCTTCTACTTCAACGAAGGAACAGGCGTCACAGTCTACTTCTACCAATACGAATGCAAAGGCTGTGAATTCCACTTCGGTCTCACAATTAACATCTGTATTATTAGCCACGGCGCAGATCATAATCGAGGGCCCCAACGGGGAATTTACTAAGGCTCGTGCGTTAATAGATCAAGGATCCGAGATATCCTTAATAACGGAAAGAATTGTACAACGGTTAAACCTACCGAGAAGACATTCGTTTATTCCTTTGATTGGAATAGGAGCTGAGAAAACCCGTAAAACAAGAGGAATTGTGAATTTCAAGTTTAAGCCACATTTCAACAGCGAGTACGAAGGGTCTATTTGTGCTCACATCTTACCAAAACTAACAGCTTCGTTACCTTCTTTGCGTTGTGAAGAATCAGCATGGGAGCatctgaaaaatttacaatttgcaGACCCTAAATTTACAGTTCCAGGTTCTATAGACGTAATTCTGGGAGCAGACATTTATAGTAATCTCATTGAAGAAGGAATTGTTAAGGGAGCTGTGGATACTCCACTCGCACAATGCACAAAATTAGGATGGATTATTTCTGGTCCCGCAGGAAATGCTCCTACCTCTTCCCTTACTCAAAGTCTTCACGTCTTCATTGATCGGGAGCTATATGATTTAATTCAACGATTTTGGGAGATGGAAACGGTCCCTTTCTCGAATAATTCGTCATTAACTGCTGAGGATCAGCAATGCGAATTGCACTTTCAATCTACGCATACTAGAGATGCCAGTGGACGTTATCAAGTTCGACTGCCTTTTAAACAACCAGCCCATAAATTAGGCGATTCTCGGATGAAAGCCGTTCAGGTGCTGAATAGTCTGTCAAAACGATTAATTTCAGATTCTAGGTATGCAGAAGCTTATCAGGGGTTTATGGACTAA
- the LOC139820255 gene encoding uncharacterized protein, whose amino-acid sequence MKYPLAVPVLKKGRYMDDGFGGADSIKLAQETVKQVTQICEAGGFQLHKWAANHTEILSAIPPEQQAITSPVKIEEKTTVHALGLCWDPPTDTFHFTIELPVTQIISKRSIMSVVAKIFDPLGLLAPVIITAKVLIQELWTLKLEWDDPLPDAVSAKWNKFVNQLQENYEIAIPRWIGVKINHRIELHGFCDASQQAIAAVVYIRATDINGVTKVTLLCAKTKVAPLKRITIPRLELEGAVLLAKLSSQVLKVLELANLPLFCWIDSEVAGTWINGHPSRWKDFVHNRVVFIQETIPHAQWRFVSGKENPADCATRGLSPGQLQKFEIWWKGPLWLSEPSESWPNKLQAHNAEVNLKERPVKVVTIAKDLNSDLWDLAVRYSNLTRLLRITATCMRAAARFRRTTEILSETPLTPQELNKARLFWIKIVQQLHFKHDLQTLASGKPLDKSSPLLRLTPILDSDGFLRVGGRLHSAFLSMNTRHPFILPKDSPITRLIISDAHLRTMHGGTQITTNFIRSEYWIIGGRAPIRSLILKCIRCARFRQIRAQQLMAPLPVENLTPSRAFLNSGVDYAGPLVLKTWRGKNAKTYKAYIALFVCHSTSAIHLEMVTDYTTDFLYTCF is encoded by the coding sequence ATGAAGTATCCTCTTGCGGTCCCAGTCTTGAAAAAGGGCCGTTATATGGATGACGGATTCGGAGGCGCTGACTCTATTAAATTGGCACAAGAAACTGTCAAACAGGTAACTCAAATCTGCGAAGCAGGCGGGTTTCAACTGCACAAATGGGCTGCTAATCACACAGAAATCCTAAGTGCAATTCCCCCAGAACAACAAGCTATTACATCTCCTGTTAAAATAGAAGAGAAAACGACTGTACACGCATTGGGATTGTGTTGGGATCCTCCTACGGACACCTTCCACTTCACAATTGAATTACCGGTTACtcaaataatttcgaaacgaAGTATCATGTCAGTCGTCGCTAAAATTTTTGATCCTCTTGGACTGCTCGCTCCAGTAATTATAACTGCAAAAGTTCTCATACAAGAATTATGGACTCTGAAACTTGAATGGGATGACCCTCTACCCGACGCTGTATCTGCCAAGTggaataaatttgtaaatcaGTTACAAGAAAATTACGAAATTGCTATCCCTCGATGGATCGGGGTAAAGATTAATCATCGCATTGAATTACACGGATTTTGCGACGCCTCTCAGCAGGCAATTGCTGCTGTGGTATATATACGTGCCACAGATATTAACGGCGTTACAAAGGTCACCCTGTTATGTGCAAAAACAAAGGTAGCACCACTTAAGCGTATTACCATACCTCGTTTGGAACTCGAAGGTGCAGTTCTGCTCGCGAAACTAAGTTCTCAAGTTTTAAAGGTTCTTGAATTGGCCAATCTACCTCTTTTCTGTTGGATAGATTCTGAAGTCGCAGGTACCTGGATTAATGGACATCCGTCTCGTTGGAAAGACTTCGTGCACAACCGTGTAGTCTTTATTCAGGAAACTATCCCACATGCTCAATGGAGATTTGTTTCAGGTAAAGAAAATCCAGCGGATTGTGCTACACGTGGGTTATCACCCGGTCAACTccaaaaatttgaaatctgGTGGAAAGGACCGCTCTGGCTTTCAGAACCATCTGAATCCTGGCCGAACAAGTTACAAGCTCACAATGCCGAAGTAAACTTGAAGGAACGTCCAGTTAAAGTTGTTACTATCGCCAAGGATTTGAACTCTGATTTGTGGGATCTCGCAGTTCGATACTCGAACTTAACTCGTTTATTGCGCATCACTGCTACATGTATGAGAGCAGCCGCTCGATTTCGACGGACAACCGAGATACTCTCCGAGACACCATTGACTCCACAAGAGTTAAACAAAGCAAGACTCTTCTGGATAAAGATAGTACAACAATTGCATTTCAAACATGACTTGCAAACCTTAGCTTCCGGTAAACCGCTTGATAAATCTAGCCCTCTCCTTCGACTAACACCAATATTAGATTCCGACGGATTTCTCAGAGTGGGAGGCAGACTCCATTCCGCTTTTCTTTCTATGAATACAAGGCATCCGTTTATCTTGCCTAAAGACTCACCTATTACTAGACTGATAATTTCTGACGCTCACTTACGTACTATGCACGGAGGTACACAAATAACGACGAATTTTATACGGTCGGAATACTGGATAATCGGAGGACGGGCTCCAATACGGTCATTAATTCTGAAATGCATACGATGCGCACGTTTTAGACAGATAAGAGCACAACAATTGATGGCGCCGCTTCCGGTGGAGAATCTAACTCCATCTCGTGCTTTCTTAAATTCTGGCGTTGACTACGCAGGACCTCTGGTCCTTAAAACTTGGAGAGGAAAGAACGCCAAGACATACAAGGCTTACATAGCGCTCTTTGTTTGCCACTCCACATCCGCAATCCATCTCGAAATGGTGACAGACTACACCAccgattttttatatacctgCTTTTAA